Within the Deltaproteobacteria bacterium genome, the region GTCGGTGTTCATTGACGACGCCTTCAATGCCTGGGACCAGTTTCCTTCCAGTCGGTGGACGAGAAAGAGCAGTTGGCCGACCCGACGGTCTCCCAGGGATAGAAGAGCCTGAATATAGTTCCATTTGGGAAGACCGCGAAGTACGCGAACACCGGGTTCATCCTTCAGTTCGCGAATGATGCGCTTGACCCGTCGATTTACCACCTGGATATCCTCCAGGGGATGCCACTGGAAGGGCGTCTGTGGTTTGGGGATGAACTGGTTGATGCTCAGGGTCAGACGGCGGAAAGTTTTTTTCCCCTCTGTGTGAGCCAGGGTTTCATGTCGTATCCGCTTGACCAGGCGCACCAGGGCGTCGATATCGTCGTCTGTTTCTGTGGGGAGACCGATCAAAAAATACAGCCGGAGGTTCAGGACGTTCTCGTCAATCAGGATTTTCAGTGCATTAAAAATTTGCCGATCTGAAATGTTTTTGCGGATAACATGCCGCAGCCGCTCCGATCCCGTTTCGGGGGCCAGGGCTACGGTATCGATTTTTGCCTCCCGAATCAGAGCGGCGATTTCGGGTGTGATACGATCAACGCGGAATGAACTGAGGGAGAGGCCTCCTCCCTCCTCCATGACCGCTCGACAGATCGCCTCCAGATCCGGATGATCCGAAATGGCCGTTCCCAGAAGGCCGATACGTTTCCCCTGCATCACCCCCTGTTGCAGAGAAGGCTTGAGCATGGAAAGATGACGGTACCGGAAAGGACGATAAACGAAACCTGCGGCGCAGAACCGGCATCCCCTGTGGCATCCCCGGCTGATTTCCGTAATAAACATGTTGCCAAAATCCGTTTTGTCCGTTGCCAGGACCTGGTCGGTGCAAAAGGAGTTGATGTCCGGCGCCCATCTTCTCCGGATCTTTACGGGAAACACCTCTGCCTTGGGCCGGACATCCAGGATGGTTTCGTTTTCCGTGTAGCGTACATTATAAAAGCGGGGAGAATAAACCCCCTCGACGGTTTGCTGGACAATTTTCAGTCGTTCATCCTTCGTCATTCCCACAGATTTTTTCATTTCCGTAAAGAACTCCGGGATGAGG harbors:
- a CDS encoding radical SAM protein encodes the protein MSWELIRRNRALLDHETGSRKKIWGKGLTVCLAYPHFYQTGMANLGFQTVYRIINDLPFCLCERAFLPSPEDEAHIRKRTLPLFSMESQKPLSDFDFIAFSIPFENDYPNILKILELGRIPLKTEERTESDPLCLAGGISVTLNPEPLAAFVDIFLIGEGEGLIPEFFTEMKKSVGMTKDERLKIVQQTVEGVYSPRFYNVRYTENETILDVRPKAEVFPVKIRRRWAPDINSFCTDQVLATDKTDFGNMFITEISRGCHRGCRFCAAGFVYRPFRYRHLSMLKPSLQQGVMQGKRIGLLGTAISDHPDLEAICRAVMEEGGGLSLSSFRVDRITPEIAALIREAKIDTVALAPETGSERLRHVIRKNISDRQIFNALKILIDENVLNLRLYFLIGLPTETDDDIDALVRLVKRIRHETLAHTEGKKTFRRLTLSINQFIPKPQTPFQWHPLEDIQVVNRRVKRIIRELKDEPGVRVLRGLPKWNYIQALLSLGDRRVGQLLFLVHRLEGNWSQALKASSMNTDFFVYRQKQRSEFLPWDFIATETDRSYLEAEYEKALNRIRIDLISGKGDYGGTTD